GGAGCAGCGCGACGACGGATGCTGGCTTCTTCGCCCCAGAACGCGCCCCGTTGAGTCATTGAAGGGGCTCATTCCGTATTCCGGCCCAACGAAGACCATTGAAGATATGGATCGGGCAA
This sequence is a window from Candidatus Hydrogenedentota bacterium. Protein-coding genes within it:
- a CDS encoding AbrB/MazE/SpoVT family DNA-binding domain-containing protein — protein: MECTIMRNGEISLPRQFLDALHLKQGDRLILEQRDDGCWLLRPRTRPVESLKGLIPYSGPTKTIEDMDRAIAENAGK